The proteins below come from a single candidate division WOR-3 bacterium genomic window:
- a CDS encoding MlaD family protein, translating into MKPVKFFIVIVFLVLAVTLIILSYFGLSGKLKKAKGYEVTVYFKEVSGLKIGAPVMVRGIEKGKVLKITLDSSSKFVSVKVLVSSDVILTEDSYFAIRALSYFGTDKFVNITPGSGKPVKSNFTFYGTNEVLEMETTFTQLKNIIGKLESIPVGEIGKHLTILQNKLDSVVKTLSFPLTTAAEGFSRLTVKFDSLRNFFIQEGTITKLIKSDDLYEEIRRTNNELNELLVDIKRNPQKYFTLKLF; encoded by the coding sequence ATGAAACCGGTTAAGTTCTTTATAGTGATAGTTTTTCTTGTTTTGGCAGTTACGCTTATAATTTTGAGTTATTTTGGGCTTTCAGGAAAACTTAAGAAAGCTAAAGGTTACGAAGTTACGGTGTATTTTAAGGAAGTTTCAGGGCTTAAAATCGGGGCACCAGTAATGGTCCGGGGAATTGAAAAGGGTAAGGTACTTAAAATTACGCTGGACTCGTCATCTAAGTTTGTTTCAGTAAAAGTTTTGGTTAGTAGTGATGTTATTTTAACTGAAGATAGTTACTTTGCAATTCGAGCATTAAGTTATTTTGGGACTGATAAGTTCGTGAATATCACACCGGGCAGCGGGAAACCAGTAAAATCAAATTTTACATTTTATGGAACAAATGAAGTATTAGAAATGGAAACCACTTTTACCCAGTTGAAAAACATTATCGGTAAACTTGAAAGCATTCCTGTAGGGGAAATAGGTAAACACCTTACAATTCTTCAAAACAAACTTGACTCTGTTGTTAAGACTTTATCTTTTCCATTAACAACCGCCGCTGAAGGATTTTCCCGGTTAACTGTGAAATTTGATAGCTTAAGAAATTTTTTTATTCAAGAGGGTACTATTACCAAACTCATTAAAAGTGACGATTTGTATGAAGAAATTCGTCGAACTAATAATGAGTTAAATGAGTTATTAGTAGACATAAAACGTAATCCCCAGAAGTATTTTACTTTAAAATTATTTTAA
- a CDS encoding NAD(P)/FAD-dependent oxidoreductase — translation MNIIKDYDEVYEIVIVGAGPAGLSAGIVAGELGAQTVIIDENPIPGGQLIKQTHKFFGSKELYCGIRGIDIPRLLVKNLQSGKVKLKLNTSVIGYFKGNVLGVVTNGKFLKIYGKRIIFATGAYENPLPFPNHDLPGVYGAGAVQTLMNVHGVLPGRRALMVGSGNIGLIVSYQLVQAGVEVVAVVEITQNISGWHVHAAKLRRLGVPILVSHTIKCAFGKNSVEEVVIVKVDKKLRPIRGSEKRFKVDMICLAVGLSPLTELVSQAGCKIIYIPELGGYLPWHNDFCETSNSTIFVCGDLAGIEEASTAILEGRIAGARAYQSLYGIDPKSNKIITEAQEMLSEFRSGSYGKKILRGKQILKDHLFYETG, via the coding sequence ATGAACATAATAAAAGATTATGATGAAGTCTATGAAATTGTTATTGTTGGAGCTGGACCGGCAGGACTTTCTGCAGGAATTGTAGCTGGAGAGCTTGGGGCCCAGACTGTAATTATTGATGAAAATCCAATCCCTGGGGGTCAATTGATTAAGCAGACTCATAAATTTTTTGGTTCTAAGGAACTATATTGTGGAATACGAGGTATCGATATTCCCCGATTGCTAGTTAAAAATTTGCAATCAGGGAAAGTGAAATTAAAACTTAATACTTCAGTGATTGGATATTTTAAAGGCAATGTTTTAGGAGTTGTGACTAATGGTAAATTTTTAAAAATTTACGGTAAAAGAATTATATTTGCAACTGGAGCTTATGAAAATCCCTTGCCTTTTCCTAATCATGATTTACCCGGCGTATATGGTGCCGGGGCTGTCCAAACTCTGATGAATGTCCATGGAGTCCTCCCCGGAAGAAGGGCGTTAATGGTTGGTTCTGGAAATATCGGGCTTATTGTCAGTTATCAGTTAGTTCAAGCAGGAGTTGAGGTTGTCGCTGTTGTGGAAATTACCCAAAACATCAGCGGCTGGCATGTTCACGCAGCAAAGTTGCGGCGGTTAGGAGTGCCGATTTTGGTGTCCCATACGATAAAATGCGCTTTTGGTAAAAACTCGGTCGAAGAGGTTGTAATAGTAAAAGTTGATAAAAAGCTTAGACCCATTCGGGGTTCTGAAAAACGATTCAAAGTTGACATGATCTGTTTGGCTGTCGGTCTAAGCCCACTTACTGAATTGGTTTCCCAGGCAGGTTGTAAAATTATTTATATACCAGAGCTTGGTGGTTATCTTCCCTGGCACAATGACTTTTGTGAAACCTCTAATTCCACAATTTTTGTTTGTGGCGACCTTGCAGGTATTGAGGAAGCTTCGACAGCGATTCTGGAAGGAAGGATTGCCGGTGCTCGAGCTTATCAGAGTCTATACGGAATAGATCCAAAAAGCAATAAAATAATTACTGAGGCCCAGGAAATGCTTTCAGAATTTCGTTCTGGGTCATATGGCAAAAAAATTTTAAGGGGTAAGCAAATACTTAAAGACCACTTGTTTTATGAAACCGGTTAA
- a CDS encoding ABC transporter permease, with amino-acid sequence MKIVTEILNFIKFPFLVIWAPGKPKRTIERFVDYLYEIGVESLPLIFISSVFLGLVITIQTHYQISGMLPKYFLGLTVGRMVMIELAPVLSALVITGRTVSAMTAEIGSMKIAEQLDALKIMKIDPKYFLAQPRLLATIIAAPILNGVMLFVTLMVGAIYAMLMYNTNIDVFFYGLTHPFVPRIFWVSFIKSTIFGFWCATSGLYHGFMVEGGTREVGKSVTKAVVTATILILILDFLVALASF; translated from the coding sequence ATGAAAATTGTAACTGAAATTTTAAATTTTATTAAGTTTCCGTTTTTAGTAATTTGGGCACCAGGAAAACCTAAAAGAACTATTGAGCGGTTTGTTGATTATTTATACGAAATCGGAGTTGAATCATTACCATTAATATTTATTAGTTCGGTGTTTTTAGGATTAGTAATTACTATTCAAACCCATTATCAAATCTCTGGTATGCTTCCTAAATATTTTTTAGGACTTACCGTAGGTCGTATGGTAATGATTGAACTGGCGCCGGTTTTAAGTGCGTTGGTAATTACTGGTCGGACCGTCTCGGCTATGACTGCTGAGATCGGCAGCATGAAAATCGCTGAGCAGCTAGATGCGCTCAAAATAATGAAAATTGATCCCAAATACTTTCTGGCTCAACCGCGACTTTTGGCTACGATAATTGCAGCTCCAATATTAAATGGTGTAATGCTTTTTGTCACTTTAATGGTTGGTGCAATTTATGCCATGTTAATGTATAACACCAATATTGATGTGTTCTTTTATGGCCTCACCCATCCGTTTGTACCTCGGATCTTTTGGGTTAGTTTTATAAAATCAACGATTTTTGGATTTTGGTGTGCCACCTCTGGATTATACCATGGATTTATGGTCGAAGGCGGAACTAGAGAAGTCGGTAAATCAGTCACTAAAGCTGTGGTTACAGCAACAATCCTAATTTTAATTTTGGATTTTTTAGTTGCGTTGGCATCTTTTTAG
- a CDS encoding lysophospholipid acyltransferase family protein, giving the protein MRIIINRILQMIALLVPRFWLIIISKALILICYPWLWGPKKVVKKNLYYTGEEITQAKVREVFFYYILFLIDFFAIKKLNFSHLHSRVQIRGLHHLDNLVKNQTAGILVTGHLGNWELAGIYLGALGYPLCAVVEDVGKPVKFLNELREKTGMETILTSETRKIIKAIKNRKIIVLLGDRDVTGTGLETPFLNGRKKLPLGPAYMAKKFNLPLLLGYFVYTKEGNYFEALAEPLNYSQNIDIIKLHQLIASQLGLYIKKYPTQWIVFQDEWRNENCN; this is encoded by the coding sequence GTGCGAATAATAATTAATCGTATACTACAAATGATCGCTCTTTTGGTGCCGCGGTTTTGGTTAATCATTATTAGTAAAGCATTGATTCTAATATGTTATCCCTGGCTTTGGGGGCCTAAAAAAGTCGTCAAAAAAAATCTCTATTATACAGGTGAAGAAATAACCCAGGCTAAAGTCCGAGAAGTTTTCTTCTATTACATTTTGTTTCTAATCGATTTTTTCGCTATTAAAAAACTAAACTTCTCCCATCTACATTCCCGAGTTCAAATTCGTGGTTTGCATCATCTAGATAATTTAGTAAAAAATCAAACTGCTGGCATCTTAGTCACTGGGCATTTGGGAAATTGGGAGTTGGCTGGAATATATTTAGGTGCTTTGGGGTATCCGCTTTGTGCTGTTGTTGAAGATGTTGGGAAACCAGTAAAATTTCTAAATGAACTGAGAGAAAAGACAGGAATGGAAACGATTTTAACTTCTGAAACAAGAAAAATTATAAAAGCAATTAAAAATCGAAAAATAATAGTGCTTTTGGGAGATCGAGATGTCACTGGTACTGGTCTTGAGACTCCTTTTTTAAATGGTCGAAAAAAATTACCATTAGGCCCAGCCTATATGGCCAAAAAATTTAATCTGCCGTTACTTTTAGGTTACTTCGTTTATACCAAAGAAGGCAATTATTTTGAAGCTTTAGCAGAACCGCTTAACTATTCCCAAAATATTGATATCATCAAACTCCATCAATTAATTGCTAGCCAGCTAGGTTTGTATATAAAAAAGTACCCAACCCAATGGATAGTGTTTCAAGATGAGTGGCGTAATGAAAATTGTAACTGA
- a CDS encoding ATP-binding cassette domain-containing protein — MIRLINITKKFDSRTILDNVNLIIKDHLIAILGATGSGKTVLLKIVSGLLKPDSGTVIVPDKVVLSYVFQSSALFDSLTVEENITLPLLEKTHLPKQKIITKLNQILDKLNLSPFLLKRKCYNLSGGEQKLVAIARAVILEPNYILYDEPTSGLDTNTTTHIAGVIKKLNIPGILVTHDWEVINLVGITERYLLNTGRLIKIN; from the coding sequence ATGATTAGGTTAATAAATATTACTAAGAAATTTGACAGCAGAACTATTTTAGACAATGTTAACCTTATTATTAAAGATCATCTGATTGCAATTTTAGGAGCCACAGGGTCAGGTAAAACTGTTTTATTAAAGATCGTAAGCGGCCTATTAAAACCTGACAGTGGAACGGTAATTGTTCCAGATAAGGTGGTTTTAAGTTATGTATTCCAAAGTTCAGCTTTGTTTGATTCGTTAACAGTAGAAGAAAATATTACTTTGCCATTATTAGAAAAAACCCATCTTCCGAAACAGAAGATAATAACAAAACTCAACCAAATTTTAGATAAACTAAATCTATCTCCATTTTTACTTAAAAGAAAATGTTACAACCTGTCCGGCGGTGAGCAAAAATTAGTTGCAATTGCACGAGCAGTTATTTTAGAGCCGAATTACATTCTTTATGATGAACCAACTTCTGGACTTGATACTAATACAACTACCCACATCGCGGGGGTAATCAAAAAATTAAATATTCCAGGAATTTTAGTAACACATGATTGGGAAGTAATTAATCTGGTCGGAATTACCGAACGGTACTTGCTAAATACTGGCCGCTTAATAAAGATAAACTAA
- a CDS encoding thymidine phosphorylase, producing MTAYEIILKKRNGQELNSAEIQYMVNGLLSGEVPDYQFSAFLMAIYFQGMNFNETSALTQAMINSGKVIDLSIIPYPKVDKHSTGGVGDKVSLVLAPLVASLDVCVPMISGRALGHTGGTLDKLESIPNFRTALSEDDFIKILQKINVSIIGATEELVPADKKIYALRDVTATVDSIPLIAASIMSKKLSEGIDGLVLDIKVGQGAFMKTLREAKQLARVMCAIGRVKNKKVTALLTDMSQPLGNTVGNALEIWEAIQTLKGYGPKDLQEITLALGAEMLKTARNLSYNTAKKLLRKALFSGQALEKFRMLIKMQGGDEQVIENYSLLPHPKYRLSVAASKTGYIAKLDAFKVGILSIELGCGRRTVNDKIDHSAGFVFKKKIGDKVTKGEELAVVYGNNLEKVRYVSDQLVSAYKIVQKKVKPPKLILIKITNP from the coding sequence ATGACTGCATACGAAATAATCCTCAAGAAACGAAATGGTCAAGAACTAAATTCCGCCGAAATTCAATATATGGTAAACGGGCTGCTTTCAGGTGAAGTTCCTGATTATCAATTTTCAGCATTTCTTATGGCAATCTACTTTCAAGGTATGAATTTTAACGAGACTAGTGCTTTAACTCAAGCTATGATTAATTCGGGAAAAGTGATTGATCTGTCAATTATACCTTACCCGAAGGTGGATAAACATTCTACAGGCGGGGTCGGTGATAAAGTATCTTTGGTTTTAGCCCCATTAGTAGCTTCGTTAGATGTTTGCGTGCCTATGATTTCAGGTCGCGCCTTGGGACATACCGGCGGCACATTAGACAAATTAGAATCAATTCCTAATTTTCGTACCGCACTAAGCGAAGATGATTTTATTAAAATTTTACAAAAGATAAATGTGTCCATAATTGGTGCCACAGAAGAACTTGTGCCAGCTGATAAAAAAATTTACGCACTCCGTGATGTGACAGCAACCGTGGATTCAATTCCATTAATTGCGGCATCAATTATGTCTAAGAAATTATCGGAGGGCATCGATGGGTTGGTTTTAGATATAAAAGTCGGACAAGGAGCATTTATGAAAACCCTTAGGGAAGCAAAACAGTTAGCTAGAGTGATGTGTGCTATCGGGCGGGTTAAAAACAAAAAGGTTACTGCCTTGCTAACAGATATGTCTCAACCTCTAGGAAACACAGTTGGCAACGCACTTGAAATTTGGGAGGCAATTCAGACTTTAAAAGGGTACGGGCCTAAAGACTTACAGGAAATTACTCTTGCTTTAGGAGCTGAAATGTTGAAAACTGCTCGGAATTTATCATATAATACTGCAAAAAAACTTCTTCGAAAAGCCCTTTTTTCTGGTCAAGCTCTTGAAAAATTTCGTATGCTAATTAAAATGCAAGGCGGTGATGAGCAGGTAATTGAAAATTATTCATTACTTCCTCATCCCAAATACAGACTTTCGGTAGCGGCGTCAAAAACAGGATATATCGCTAAACTTGATGCCTTTAAGGTTGGTATATTGTCAATAGAACTTGGATGTGGTCGCCGAACCGTTAACGATAAAATTGATCACAGTGCTGGCTTTGTTTTTAAAAAGAAAATAGGTGACAAAGTAACTAAAGGGGAAGAGCTTGCAGTGGTTTATGGTAATAATCTAGAAAAAGTCCGTTATGTGTCCGATCAACTTGTTTCCGCATATAAAATTGTACAAAAAAAAGTAAAACCACCAAAACTTATTTTAATAAAAATTACTAACCCTTAG
- the uvrC gene encoding excinuclease ABC subunit UvrC, whose protein sequence is MLRAEQLNTVPNSPGVYLLKDKRGKIIYIGKSANLRERLRSYTQEEAYPQRSALVRSIADFEFIETESEVEALILEDSLIKLNKPKFNIRLKDDKKFPYLKITINENFPRIFPTRNLKNDGSMLFGPYTSAKNLRRAVKTLQRIFKIRTCKKKLPLTKPERPCLNYLMKRCLAPCQGNISEELYKERISRVVAFLRGKSTELEDELETKMRKAAEREDFETAALYRDELFALRDIVKKQEAVFTDIIARDIFGIARADHPQGRAQSYALITLIKIREGKIIGKENYPFVFSKESETQEILESLLRTIYLHTYDIPDEILLPAEIPTREVFTQWFLKHRQKKVKIYVPKHGLKVRLVKLANTNASVGLCELVPRPKVPQVLLELQKYLNLPRTPETIEGVDISNITGEYATGSIVVFRHARADKKSYRMFRVRTVLGPNDYAMLEEVLTRRLQRQLAESIPLPDLVLIDGGKGQLSVAEKVYSRLKTPPALLAFAKRTDTLYTSNGCIVSIPAYSPALKLLKQIRNEAHRFAIRYHKKLRSKALAQSVLDNIKGIGKKRKAQLLAHFGSIDKIREASITEISALKGFTEDLAKRIKETLEKPLDFLF, encoded by the coding sequence GTGTTACGTGCCGAACAGTTAAATACCGTTCCTAATTCCCCTGGTGTCTATTTATTAAAAGACAAACGCGGAAAAATTATTTATATCGGCAAGTCCGCCAATCTCCGAGAGCGACTACGCAGTTATACTCAAGAAGAGGCTTATCCGCAAAGAAGCGCCCTAGTAAGAAGTATTGCTGATTTTGAATTTATCGAGACCGAATCCGAAGTTGAGGCCCTAATTTTAGAAGATAGTCTAATTAAACTAAATAAACCGAAGTTTAATATCCGCCTTAAAGATGACAAGAAATTTCCTTACCTGAAGATCACAATTAACGAGAATTTCCCGCGAATTTTTCCAACTCGAAATTTAAAAAATGATGGTTCGATGCTTTTCGGTCCATATACCAGTGCTAAAAATCTTCGTCGGGCTGTAAAAACCTTACAGCGGATTTTTAAGATCCGCACCTGTAAAAAGAAGCTGCCGCTCACAAAACCAGAGCGACCTTGTCTTAACTATTTAATGAAACGATGCCTGGCCCCTTGCCAAGGAAACATTTCAGAAGAATTATACAAAGAACGAATCAGCCGTGTCGTAGCGTTTCTCCGAGGTAAATCAACCGAACTTGAAGATGAATTAGAAACTAAGATGCGTAAGGCTGCAGAAAGAGAAGATTTTGAAACTGCGGCTTTATATCGCGATGAACTTTTTGCACTTCGCGATATCGTTAAAAAACAAGAGGCCGTATTCACTGATATTATTGCCCGGGATATTTTCGGTATCGCCCGTGCCGACCATCCGCAAGGACGCGCGCAATCTTATGCTTTAATTACTTTAATAAAGATTCGGGAAGGAAAAATTATTGGAAAAGAAAACTACCCGTTTGTGTTTAGTAAAGAATCCGAAACTCAAGAAATATTAGAAAGCCTTCTCCGAACCATTTATCTTCACACTTATGATATCCCGGATGAAATTTTATTGCCCGCCGAAATCCCCACCCGCGAAGTCTTTACGCAGTGGTTTTTAAAACATCGCCAGAAGAAGGTAAAAATATATGTACCAAAACACGGACTTAAAGTCCGACTTGTAAAGTTAGCCAATACCAATGCCTCAGTAGGTCTTTGTGAACTTGTACCGCGTCCTAAAGTGCCCCAAGTATTACTAGAATTACAAAAGTATCTTAACCTTCCGAGAACCCCAGAAACAATTGAAGGCGTTGATATTTCAAATATTACCGGAGAATATGCCACCGGTTCAATAGTGGTGTTTCGGCACGCCCGTGCCGACAAGAAATCCTATCGAATGTTTCGGGTTCGTACCGTTTTAGGCCCTAATGATTATGCGATGCTAGAAGAAGTTTTAACGCGCCGGCTCCAAAGACAACTAGCTGAAAGTATCCCGCTTCCCGATCTCGTACTTATTGATGGCGGTAAGGGACAACTTTCGGTTGCCGAAAAAGTTTATTCGCGGCTTAAGACGCCACCTGCCCTCTTAGCTTTCGCCAAGCGTACCGATACCCTTTACACATCGAATGGTTGTATAGTTTCCATCCCAGCATATTCACCAGCACTTAAATTATTAAAACAAATTCGAAACGAAGCTCACCGGTTTGCAATTCGATACCATAAAAAATTGCGCTCGAAAGCTTTAGCACAATCAGTGCTCGATAATATCAAAGGCATCGGGAAAAAACGTAAGGCCCAGTTATTAGCCCATTTTGGATCTATCGATAAAATAAGAGAAGCTTCAATAACTGAAATAAGTGCCCTTAAAGGATTTACGGAGGATTTGGCAAAGAGAATTAAAGAAACCCTAGAAAAGCCACTTGACTTTTTATTCTAA
- a CDS encoding RtcB family protein has protein sequence MANGWRGPLEKIDECRYKIPKSYKAQMRVDGIIYVDSRLLDKVKEDMAPEQVANVATMPGILKASMAMPDVHWGYGFPIGGVAGFDTETGVISPGGVGYDINCGVRLLRTNLYRKDINQDILEKLVRAIFHNVPSGVGSQGKIRISEEEVKEVLIKGAEWAYEKGYGTKEDLEYTEEHGRMRGADPSKISRRALERGAPQLGTLGAGNHFLEIQEVVEIYDEAAAKVFRLEKGMITVMVHTGSRGLGYQICDDNVRDLGKAVQKYGISLPDRQLACAPINSPEGKAYYAAMVCAANYAWANRQCITHWVREAFSQVLGKSQEELGLELIYDVAHNIAKFEEHIIDGQKKLVCVHRKGATRAFPPGHPALPEKYKPLGQPVIIPGDMGSNSYLLLGTQQAFEETFGSTCHGAGRVWSRTKALDETRNRDIARELRSQGILVMAASKEVLREEVPDAYKDVDIVVDVCHKAGISKKVAKMRPLGVVKG, from the coding sequence ATGGCGAATGGTTGGCGTGGACCTTTAGAAAAGATTGACGAGTGTCGGTACAAAATACCCAAGAGTTATAAGGCCCAAATGCGGGTCGATGGTATAATCTATGTGGATTCCCGGCTGCTCGATAAAGTCAAAGAAGATATGGCGCCGGAACAGGTGGCTAATGTCGCGACCATGCCCGGAATTCTTAAGGCCTCGATGGCGATGCCTGATGTCCATTGGGGGTATGGCTTTCCGATTGGCGGAGTTGCTGGATTTGATACCGAGACTGGAGTGATCTCTCCGGGTGGAGTTGGTTATGACATTAATTGCGGGGTAAGATTATTACGCACTAACCTTTATCGTAAAGATATTAACCAAGATATCTTAGAAAAACTGGTTAGGGCGATCTTTCATAATGTACCCTCAGGTGTTGGTTCGCAAGGTAAGATTAGAATTTCTGAAGAAGAAGTCAAAGAAGTCTTAATCAAAGGTGCCGAATGGGCCTATGAGAAAGGCTATGGCACCAAAGAAGATTTAGAATACACTGAAGAACATGGCCGAATGCGTGGCGCTGATCCTTCAAAAATATCCCGGCGGGCCCTAGAACGGGGTGCGCCGCAACTGGGCACTTTGGGGGCCGGTAATCACTTTTTAGAAATTCAAGAGGTTGTAGAGATCTACGATGAAGCTGCGGCCAAGGTTTTCCGGCTAGAAAAAGGAATGATTACCGTGATGGTTCATACCGGCTCTCGGGGCTTAGGTTATCAAATTTGTGATGATAATGTTCGAGATTTAGGTAAAGCAGTTCAAAAGTATGGTATCTCTTTGCCGGACCGGCAGCTGGCTTGTGCGCCAATAAACTCCCCGGAAGGTAAGGCGTATTACGCTGCGATGGTGTGTGCAGCTAATTATGCCTGGGCTAATCGCCAGTGTATTACACACTGGGTACGAGAGGCATTTAGTCAGGTGCTTGGAAAATCCCAGGAAGAACTGGGGTTGGAGCTAATCTACGATGTGGCACATAATATTGCAAAGTTTGAAGAACATATTATCGATGGCCAAAAGAAATTAGTCTGCGTGCACCGTAAAGGCGCTACTCGAGCCTTTCCCCCAGGTCATCCCGCCCTACCTGAAAAATATAAACCCTTGGGTCAACCGGTAATTATTCCAGGCGATATGGGCAGTAATTCTTATCTCCTGTTGGGAACTCAACAGGCCTTCGAGGAAACCTTTGGATCGACCTGCCATGGTGCCGGACGAGTTTGGTCGCGGACCAAAGCCCTAGATGAAACGCGCAACCGGGATATTGCCCGCGAACTGCGTTCTCAAGGAATATTAGTAATGGCGGCCTCAAAAGAGGTATTGCGCGAAGAAGTACCGGATGCCTATAAAGATGTTGATATTGTTGTCGATGTCTGCCATAAGGCTGGTATCTCTAAAAAAGTCGCCAAGATGCGACCCTTAGGTGTCGTAAAAGGTTAA